In Amycolatopsis solani, a single window of DNA contains:
- a CDS encoding IclR family transcriptional regulator, with amino-acid sequence MVEPPVRSVDKALAVLQLLGEKGPDGLSLVDIAQALGSPKSGAHLTLSALRHRGFVAQDRESGRYRLGGETLRVAASYEEKLSFRASLLPLIRRLSEEIRQVCHVGILDGADIIYLEKVEADRSVTVGSKIGGRNPAASTALGRAVLACHDWDSGALRAQLGGTKAGPLPGLGWAHLQDVLAQARARGYALDLEENEPGIACVAVPVLLNGVPCCAISISTLAGETDPGTLADYVARLHALAAQYLVPPLQLPARPLR; translated from the coding sequence GTGGTGGAGCCACCGGTGCGCAGCGTGGACAAGGCGCTCGCCGTACTTCAGCTGCTCGGCGAGAAGGGGCCGGACGGTCTGTCCCTTGTGGACATCGCGCAGGCGCTCGGCAGTCCCAAGAGCGGGGCCCACCTCACCCTGTCCGCGTTGCGGCACCGCGGTTTCGTCGCCCAGGACCGGGAAAGCGGCCGGTACCGGCTCGGCGGTGAGACGTTGCGGGTCGCCGCGTCCTATGAGGAGAAGCTGAGCTTCCGCGCCAGCCTGCTGCCCCTGATCAGGCGGTTGTCCGAGGAGATCCGGCAGGTGTGCCACGTCGGCATCCTGGACGGCGCGGACATCATCTACCTCGAGAAGGTCGAGGCCGACCGGTCGGTGACGGTGGGCTCGAAGATCGGCGGCCGCAACCCGGCGGCGAGCACCGCGCTCGGCCGCGCGGTGCTCGCTTGCCACGATTGGGACAGCGGGGCGTTGCGAGCCCAGCTGGGGGGCACGAAGGCCGGTCCGCTGCCCGGACTCGGCTGGGCGCACCTGCAGGACGTGCTGGCGCAGGCGCGGGCTCGCGGTTACGCGCTCGACCTCGAGGAGAACGAGCCCGGGATCGCCTGCGTCGCGGTTCCGGTGCTGCTCAACGGAGTTCCGTGCTGCGCGATCTCGATCTCCACGCTCGCCGGGGAAACCGATCCCGGCACCCTCGCGGACTACGTGGCGCGGCTGCACGCGCTCGCGGCCCAGTACCTCGTGCCGCCGCTCCAGCTCCCGGCCCGCCCCTTGCGTTGA
- a CDS encoding fumarylacetoacetate hydrolase family protein produces the protein MTQLVRFAEPGRPSDIRVGVLDDEGERLRALPVGSMSELLGRPLTEIRELVAAAAGAPDVPAAGVRLLPPLDGRMEVWAAGVTYRRSEEARREESADEDVYARVYHAQRPELFFKSAAWRVVTEGDPIVIRADSPNNVPEPELGLLLTSRGEIAGYLVVDDVSSRSIEGENPLYLPQAKIYQGSCAVSPGVRPAWEIDDPLKLDLSMRILRDGAEVFSGRATTAEMNRKPAELVEYLMRDNLYPDGVVLSTGTSIVPGLDLGLAEGDVVEIEIEQVGTLRTPVVRGARRLGQE, from the coding sequence GTGACCCAGCTGGTTCGATTCGCCGAGCCCGGCCGTCCGTCGGACATCCGCGTCGGGGTGCTGGACGACGAAGGTGAGCGCCTGCGCGCGCTTCCGGTGGGCAGCATGAGCGAGCTGCTCGGCCGGCCGCTGACGGAGATCCGGGAGCTGGTCGCCGCGGCCGCCGGCGCGCCGGACGTGCCCGCGGCCGGTGTGCGGCTGCTGCCACCCCTCGACGGGCGGATGGAGGTGTGGGCGGCCGGCGTGACCTACCGCCGGTCGGAGGAGGCCCGCCGCGAGGAAAGCGCGGACGAGGACGTCTACGCCCGCGTTTACCACGCCCAGCGGCCCGAGCTGTTCTTCAAGTCCGCGGCCTGGCGCGTGGTCACCGAAGGCGACCCGATCGTCATCCGGGCCGACTCGCCCAACAACGTGCCGGAGCCCGAACTCGGCCTGCTGCTGACGAGCCGCGGCGAAATCGCGGGCTACCTGGTGGTCGACGACGTCAGCTCGCGCAGCATCGAGGGCGAGAACCCGCTGTACCTGCCGCAGGCGAAGATCTACCAGGGCTCCTGCGCGGTGTCGCCCGGAGTGCGGCCGGCCTGGGAGATCGACGACCCGCTGAAGCTGGACCTGAGCATGCGGATCCTGCGCGACGGGGCAGAGGTGTTCAGCGGCCGCGCCACTACCGCCGAGATGAACCGCAAGCCGGCCGAGCTGGTCGAGTACCTGATGCGCGACAACCTTTATCCGGACGGAGTGGTGCTCTCCACCGGCACGTCGATCGTGCCCGGGCTCGATCTCGGCCTGGCCGAAGGAGATGTGGTCGAGATCGAGATCGAGCAGGTGGGCACTTTGCGCACGCCGGTGGTGCGAGGTGCGCGCCGGCTCGGCCAGGAGTGA
- a CDS encoding ParB/RepB/Spo0J family partition protein — translation MAQFRDAHWPAGGEPERVSIDSLRPSDSPRLDGESTEHVRTLAASGASLPPIVIHRATMRVVDGMHRVGAAILRGEDEILGHYYEGSEDDAFIMGVEANIAHGLPLSTADRTAAAERIIVARPQWSDRRIAAVSGLAATTVGALRRRSTGRDGQSNSAPRVGIDGRARPFDAAAGRIAAGELITSRPDASIREIAAAAGISPSTVLDVRRRLRNGEDPLPKRQRAAAGAPPKPGQHTDAGSSRQVVAEVQTIMRRLRKDPSLSLNDAGRMLLRWLDAHNPALRDWERYLNVVPAHNKRAIAELARMNALVWEEFATQLDCGS, via the coding sequence GTGGCGCAATTCCGCGACGCGCACTGGCCTGCCGGGGGAGAACCGGAGCGGGTTTCGATCGATTCGCTGCGGCCTTCGGACTCGCCCCGGCTCGACGGGGAAAGCACCGAGCACGTCCGGACGCTGGCCGCGTCCGGTGCGTCGCTGCCGCCCATCGTCATCCACCGCGCCACGATGCGGGTCGTCGACGGGATGCACCGCGTGGGCGCGGCGATCCTGCGCGGTGAGGACGAAATACTCGGTCACTACTACGAAGGCAGCGAAGACGACGCTTTCATCATGGGCGTCGAGGCGAACATCGCGCACGGTCTTCCGCTGTCCACGGCCGATCGCACCGCGGCGGCCGAGCGCATCATCGTCGCGCGGCCGCAGTGGTCCGATCGGCGCATCGCCGCCGTCAGCGGGCTCGCCGCGACGACCGTGGGGGCGTTGCGGCGCCGTTCGACCGGGCGGGACGGACAGTCGAACAGCGCGCCGAGGGTCGGCATCGACGGCCGGGCCCGTCCGTTCGACGCCGCGGCGGGCCGGATCGCCGCCGGCGAGCTGATCACCTCGCGGCCGGACGCGTCGATCCGCGAAATAGCCGCCGCGGCGGGCATTTCGCCGTCGACGGTCCTCGACGTCCGGCGGCGGCTGCGGAACGGGGAGGACCCGCTCCCGAAGCGCCAGCGGGCGGCGGCGGGCGCGCCACCGAAACCGGGACAGCACACCGACGCCGGTTCGTCCCGGCAGGTCGTCGCCGAAGTCCAGACCATCATGCGCCGGCTGCGCAAGGATCCGTCGCTGAGCCTCAACGACGCCGGCCGGATGCTGCTGCGCTGGCTCGACGCGCACAACCCCGCGCTGCGGGACTGGGAGCGGTACCTGAACGTGGTGCCCGCGCACAACAAGCGCGCGATCGCCGAGCTGGCCCGGATGAACGCGCTGGTGTGGGAAGAGTTCGCGACTCAGCTCGACTGCGGTTCGTGA
- a CDS encoding helix-turn-helix transcriptional regulator, with protein sequence METLERYLAFDADFGHLTVMVKGAPAAGQSVVHLGFGRLAEAHGALVLGTVTGYGDGVRDVLDALLHSLSGAALSGEQAARVKEFRPPAGPAAGRAVGGLLADLAGARPIVLLIDDFQFVDVETAEMLAYLRRGTGKAQLLLVTTEACCAEVNGPHASWELIRYPHVSLSLSPLSEREVAAELERGCGREAAARCATTVHELSGGNPVLVNALVEAVRSTGSAEDPACHEYGAAVLAILDGVDPATAAVARAIAVLDADAGSAVLARFARLSPEVTGRALECLDRAGITRAGRFRHGAARAALLESMTAADRADAHVRAAELLHAGRVGAEAVAGHLAAADRVPGPWALTELLDAAENEIEWGDAGSASRYLALAHRYADAGLRARVTHALARAGWRAGPARAAEHVRALRAAADGGTLDGPGARTLIRYALWDADGETAAAALRVLTAAGLDAGERAELRTAWMWWYGAVPRAVPGVADDPWGRAVEALETLWSGDAKAASAAETLLRNTKLGDSSLELVATAVTALTIAGETGQAAEWCDRFLETAAERGAVTWQALLSVFRARVTFHRGEPVRAAAQAEAALAALDPRDWGATIAVPVETAIGINTAIGRNLHAAEALEVPVPDAVFTTVPGLRYLCARGRHHLAEGRLLTATSEFARCERLAVELELDRPALVPWRTGMAEARLRLGDTDVARRLLLDQLDRIDAADRRTRGSTLLVLARVSRAAERAQMLDTAAACLGDVGGPGELADLVSAFTDAHGEDRGWERLRSLTDPAAFDTLVTVVCRLLQARGDFTRARTASARASGAADDRAGRAVRPAPPGRLSDAERRVAELAAGGHSNREIGRRLHVTVSTVEQHLTNVYRKLGVDGRAHLPSGLAGRDGGERR encoded by the coding sequence ATGGAAACACTGGAACGCTACCTGGCGTTCGACGCCGACTTCGGGCACCTGACCGTGATGGTCAAGGGGGCACCGGCGGCCGGGCAGTCCGTGGTGCACCTGGGGTTCGGGCGGCTCGCGGAGGCGCACGGCGCCCTCGTGCTGGGCACCGTGACCGGCTACGGCGACGGGGTGCGCGACGTCCTCGACGCACTGCTGCACTCGCTGTCCGGCGCCGCGTTGTCCGGTGAGCAGGCGGCGCGGGTGAAGGAGTTCCGCCCTCCGGCCGGACCCGCCGCCGGGCGGGCGGTGGGGGGACTGCTGGCGGACCTGGCCGGGGCGCGGCCGATCGTCCTGCTGATCGACGACTTCCAGTTCGTCGACGTCGAGACCGCGGAAATGCTCGCGTACCTGCGGCGAGGCACCGGGAAGGCGCAGCTGCTGCTCGTGACGACCGAAGCCTGCTGCGCGGAGGTCAACGGCCCGCACGCGTCCTGGGAGCTCATCCGGTACCCGCACGTTTCGCTTTCGCTTTCCCCGCTGTCCGAGCGGGAGGTGGCCGCGGAGCTGGAACGCGGCTGCGGACGCGAGGCGGCGGCCCGGTGCGCGACGACCGTGCACGAGCTGAGCGGTGGCAACCCCGTACTGGTGAACGCGCTCGTCGAAGCCGTCCGGTCGACCGGCTCCGCCGAAGACCCGGCCTGCCACGAGTACGGGGCAGCCGTGCTCGCGATCCTCGACGGTGTCGATCCGGCGACCGCCGCCGTCGCCCGCGCGATCGCGGTGCTGGACGCGGACGCCGGCTCCGCGGTGCTGGCGCGGTTCGCCCGGCTCTCCCCGGAGGTCACCGGGCGGGCGCTGGAGTGCCTGGACCGGGCCGGGATCACCCGGGCCGGGCGGTTCCGGCACGGCGCCGCACGGGCGGCCCTGCTGGAAAGCATGACGGCGGCGGACCGGGCCGACGCGCACGTCCGCGCCGCCGAGCTGCTGCACGCCGGCCGGGTGGGCGCGGAAGCCGTCGCCGGGCACCTGGCCGCCGCGGACCGGGTCCCCGGCCCGTGGGCGCTGACGGAGCTGCTGGACGCGGCGGAGAACGAAATCGAGTGGGGTGACGCCGGTTCCGCGTCGCGGTACCTCGCGCTGGCCCACCGGTACGCCGATGCCGGCCTGCGGGCCCGGGTGACGCACGCGCTGGCCCGCGCGGGCTGGCGGGCCGGTCCGGCGCGGGCCGCCGAGCACGTGCGTGCCCTGCGTGCCGCGGCCGACGGCGGCACGCTGGACGGACCCGGCGCGCGGACCCTGATCCGGTACGCGCTGTGGGACGCCGACGGGGAGACGGCGGCGGCCGCGCTCCGGGTCCTGACCGCCGCCGGGCTCGACGCCGGCGAGCGCGCCGAGCTGCGGACGGCCTGGATGTGGTGGTACGGCGCGGTACCCCGTGCGGTGCCCGGCGTCGCGGACGACCCGTGGGGCCGGGCCGTCGAGGCGCTCGAGACGCTGTGGTCCGGCGACGCGAAAGCGGCGTCCGCGGCGGAAACGCTGCTGCGCAACACCAAGCTGGGTGACAGCTCGCTCGAGCTGGTCGCGACCGCCGTCACCGCGCTGACCATCGCGGGGGAAACCGGGCAGGCCGCCGAGTGGTGCGACCGGTTCCTGGAGACCGCGGCCGAGCGCGGGGCGGTGACGTGGCAGGCCCTGTTGTCGGTCTTCCGCGCCCGGGTCACCTTCCACCGCGGCGAGCCGGTCCGGGCCGCCGCGCAGGCCGAAGCCGCGCTGGCGGCGCTCGATCCGCGGGACTGGGGCGCGACGATCGCGGTGCCGGTCGAGACGGCGATCGGGATCAACACCGCCATCGGCCGGAACCTCCACGCGGCGGAAGCGCTCGAGGTGCCGGTACCGGACGCCGTGTTCACCACGGTCCCCGGGCTGCGGTACCTCTGCGCGCGCGGCCGCCACCACCTCGCCGAAGGGCGGCTGCTCACCGCGACCAGCGAGTTCGCCCGGTGCGAACGGCTGGCTGTCGAACTGGAGCTGGACCGGCCGGCGTTGGTCCCGTGGCGCACCGGCATGGCCGAGGCCCGGTTGCGGCTCGGGGACACCGACGTCGCGAGACGGCTGCTGCTCGACCAGCTCGACCGGATCGACGCGGCCGACCGCCGGACGCGCGGCAGCACCCTGCTGGTGCTCGCGCGGGTGAGCCGGGCGGCCGAACGGGCGCAGATGCTGGACACCGCGGCGGCCTGCCTCGGCGACGTCGGCGGGCCGGGGGAGCTGGCCGACCTGGTTTCCGCGTTCACCGACGCGCACGGCGAAGACCGGGGGTGGGAACGGCTGCGGTCCCTCACCGACCCGGCCGCGTTCGACACCCTGGTCACCGTGGTGTGCCGGCTCCTGCAGGCCCGGGGCGACTTCACCCGGGCGCGCACGGCGTCCGCCCGTGCGTCCGGTGCGGCCGACGACCGGGCGGGACGGGCGGTGCGGCCCGCCCCGCCGGGCCGGCTCAGCGACGCCGAACGGAGAGTCGCGGAGCTGGCCGCGGGCGGGCACTCCAACCGCGAGATCGGGCGCCGGCTCCACGTCACCGTGTCCACGGTGGAGCAGCACCTGACGAACGTGTACCGCAAGCTCGGCGTCGACGGACGCGCACACCTGCCCTCGGGCCTGGCCGGGCGGGACGGCGGGGAACGCCGGTAG
- a CDS encoding AfsR/SARP family transcriptional regulator — translation MTVTGRSGAAAPTARKPRQVLALLVLGEGEVLSVDSIVRELWDGQPPKSVLTTVQTYVMLIRRLLSAGLGMTGAEVARRALITRNSGYLLTLPDAGVDLRAYRSLEREGMRAFERRDDERAVRLFDDALGLWRGRAFADVELGGVLGPEVAGLEQSRLTLKECRIEAELRRGRHREMLSELTVLTAQNSYNENLHALYMLALHRSGHRGRALQTYHDLRAQMIGELGVEPSRRVQQLHQAVLTGAAAAEPPAPAG, via the coding sequence ATGACCGTGACGGGGCGCTCCGGCGCCGCCGCGCCGACGGCGCGCAAGCCGCGGCAGGTGCTCGCGCTGCTGGTGCTGGGGGAGGGGGAAGTCCTGTCCGTCGACTCGATCGTGCGGGAGCTCTGGGACGGGCAGCCGCCGAAGAGCGTTCTGACCACGGTCCAGACCTACGTGATGCTGATCCGGCGGCTGCTGTCCGCGGGTCTCGGGATGACCGGCGCCGAGGTCGCCCGGCGCGCGCTGATCACCCGGAACAGCGGCTACCTGCTGACGCTGCCGGACGCCGGTGTCGACCTGCGCGCGTACCGCTCGCTGGAACGCGAAGGCATGCGCGCGTTCGAGAGGAGGGACGACGAACGGGCGGTGCGCCTCTTCGACGACGCGCTCGGGCTGTGGCGCGGCCGCGCTTTCGCCGACGTCGAACTGGGCGGCGTGCTGGGGCCCGAGGTCGCCGGGCTCGAGCAGTCGCGCCTGACGCTGAAGGAGTGCCGCATCGAGGCGGAGCTGCGGCGGGGCCGGCACCGCGAGATGTTGAGCGAGCTCACCGTGCTCACCGCGCAGAACAGCTACAACGAGAACCTCCACGCGCTGTACATGCTGGCCCTGCACCGGTCCGGGCACCGGGGCCGGGCCCTGCAGACCTACCACGACCTCCGGGCCCAGATGATCGGCGAACTGGGGGTCGAGCCCTCGCGCCGGGTGCAGCAGCTGCACCAGGCGGTGCTGACCGGTGCCGCGGCGGCGGAACCGCCGGCGCCGGCGGGCTGA
- the fabG gene encoding 3-oxoacyl-ACP reductase FabG — translation MPKEHGRVSLITGATSGIGRATAERLARSGHRVFVCGRDGAAVEATVKSMRADGHAADGAVCDVTDAAQVDRLVEAARTRFGPISVLVNNAGRSGGGVTANLPDELWLDVVNVNLNSVFSVTKRVLTDGGMLGLGRGRVINIASTGGKQGVVLGAPYSASKHGVVGFTKALGLELAKTGITVNAVCPGYVETPMAERVRATYANIWEVSEEDVLAKFNAKIPLGRYGTPAEVAAMVDYLAGDEAAVVTAQALNVCGGLGNY, via the coding sequence ATGCCGAAGGAACACGGCCGGGTTTCGCTGATCACCGGCGCCACGAGCGGTATCGGACGGGCCACGGCGGAGCGCCTGGCCAGGAGCGGGCATCGGGTCTTCGTCTGCGGCCGGGACGGAGCGGCCGTCGAAGCGACGGTGAAGAGCATGCGGGCCGACGGCCACGCGGCCGACGGCGCGGTCTGCGACGTGACCGACGCCGCCCAGGTCGACCGGCTGGTCGAAGCGGCGCGGACCCGGTTCGGCCCGATCTCGGTGCTGGTGAACAACGCGGGGCGCAGCGGCGGCGGGGTGACCGCGAACCTGCCGGACGAGCTGTGGCTCGACGTCGTGAACGTCAACCTCAACAGCGTTTTCTCGGTGACCAAACGCGTTCTCACCGACGGCGGCATGCTCGGCCTCGGTCGCGGGCGCGTCATCAACATCGCGTCGACCGGCGGCAAGCAGGGCGTCGTCCTCGGCGCGCCCTACTCCGCTTCGAAGCACGGCGTCGTCGGCTTCACCAAGGCGCTGGGGCTCGAACTGGCCAAGACGGGCATCACGGTCAACGCCGTCTGCCCCGGCTACGTCGAGACGCCGATGGCCGAACGGGTGCGGGCCACCTACGCGAACATCTGGGAAGTGTCCGAAGAGGACGTACTGGCCAAGTTCAACGCCAAGATCCCGCTGGGCCGCTACGGCACCCCGGCCGAGGTCGCCGCCATGGTGGACTACCTGGCCGGCGACGAAGCGGCCGTGGTGACCGCGCAAGCGCTGAACGTGTGCGGGGGCCTCGGGAACTACTGA
- a CDS encoding methyltransferase produces the protein MTIQEEDIPGHDAVIGVRELALGAAGASALRAAARIGVAEALGSRPRTAADLAGELGVDPEVLGRVLRALEQYGVFARTPEGYVHTPSSRLLREDDPRSLKFYVQWVTEPWTWELWPHLDAATRAGRGGFDERYGADFFTHLHRTWPESATVFDRAQTELSRLAADAVADALDLRGVGTLADVAGGRGYTLATLLERNPQLHGTLLDLPPVVAEADGRLRDGGPLASRARLVGGDCLEEIPVEADVYLFKNILEWADEKSVAALRNAARAGRGDSRFLVITNLIDGSPEIRFTTGTDLLFLLNSDGRKHTKETITKVVRDAGLRVVGMRPVNSYLHLLEAAP, from the coding sequence ATGACGATTCAGGAAGAGGACATTCCCGGCCACGACGCGGTCATCGGGGTGCGTGAGCTCGCGCTGGGGGCGGCGGGCGCGTCGGCACTGCGGGCCGCGGCGCGGATCGGGGTCGCCGAAGCGCTGGGTTCGCGGCCCCGGACGGCCGCGGACCTGGCCGGCGAACTCGGGGTGGACCCGGAGGTGCTGGGGCGCGTGCTGCGCGCGCTCGAACAGTACGGCGTCTTCGCCCGGACGCCGGAGGGGTACGTGCACACGCCGTCGTCGCGGCTGCTGCGGGAGGACGATCCGCGCAGCCTCAAGTTCTACGTGCAGTGGGTGACCGAGCCGTGGACGTGGGAGCTCTGGCCGCACCTCGACGCGGCGACCCGCGCCGGGCGGGGCGGGTTCGACGAGCGGTACGGCGCGGACTTCTTCACCCACCTGCACCGCACGTGGCCGGAGTCCGCGACCGTGTTCGACCGCGCCCAGACCGAGCTGAGCAGGCTGGCGGCCGACGCGGTCGCGGACGCGCTCGACCTGCGCGGGGTGGGCACGCTCGCCGACGTCGCCGGCGGCCGCGGGTACACCCTGGCGACCCTGCTGGAGCGGAACCCCCAGCTGCACGGGACGCTGCTCGACCTGCCGCCCGTCGTGGCCGAGGCCGACGGACGGCTGCGCGACGGCGGGCCGCTCGCGTCGCGGGCCCGGCTGGTCGGCGGCGACTGCCTCGAGGAGATCCCGGTCGAGGCGGACGTGTACCTGTTCAAGAACATCCTCGAATGGGCCGACGAGAAGTCGGTGGCCGCGTTGCGCAACGCGGCGCGGGCGGGCCGCGGCGACAGTCGGTTCCTCGTCATCACCAACCTCATCGACGGCAGCCCGGAGATCCGGTTCACCACCGGGACCGACCTGCTTTTCCTGCTCAACTCCGACGGCCGGAAGCACACGAAGGAAACCATCACGAAGGTGGTGCGGGACGCGGGTCTCCGGGTGGTCGGCATGCGGCCGGTGAATTCCTACCTGCACCTCTTGGAAGCGGCGCCGTGA
- the asnB gene encoding asparagine synthase (glutamine-hydrolyzing), with amino-acid sequence MCGITGWVSFGRDLSGQASVLDAMTATMACRGPDASGTWLTAHAALGHRRLAVIDLPGGVQPMVAETADGPVTLVYSGETYNFTELRDELRRRGAVFRTDSDTEVVLRGYLEWGEAVVDHLNGMYGFAIWDGRTGKLVMVRDRMGIKPFYYYPTEDGVLFGSEPKAVLAHPLADHVVGIDGLREILTFAKTPGRAIWEGLRELPPGHLAVLDRGGLREKRYWQLEAGEHRDDEQATVAHVRELLDDIIRRQLVADVPRCTLLSGGLDSSVMTALAARELGRQGEAVHSFSVDFAAQAENLRANEISPTHDAPYVHALAEHVGAEHRDIVLDGAALSDPAVRVASVGARDFPGAFGDRDNSLYLLFKAIREQSTVALSGESADEVFGGYPWLHNEAARTTEGFPWLGNRNSPLRATGLLDAGLVRELDLDAYVADQYRSALAAVPRTGAETGLERRMRELCHLALTRVLPIMLDRKDRISMAVGLEVRVPFCDHRLAQYVFTTPWSLKTYDGREKSILRGAARDVLPDVVADRKKSGYPGSFDPGYLSAVQAQVRDRVEGDHPVLGLHDRAAVLAAAEVPAGAITPAQRFGLERFLDFATWLDIRGPRIKLP; translated from the coding sequence ATGTGCGGTATCACTGGCTGGGTCTCGTTCGGCCGGGACCTGAGCGGGCAGGCGTCCGTGCTGGACGCCATGACCGCGACGATGGCCTGCCGGGGCCCGGACGCGTCGGGCACGTGGCTCACCGCGCACGCCGCGCTGGGCCACCGCCGGCTCGCGGTGATCGACCTGCCCGGCGGGGTGCAGCCGATGGTCGCGGAGACCGCGGACGGCCCGGTCACGCTGGTCTACTCCGGCGAAACCTACAACTTCACCGAACTGCGCGACGAGCTGCGCCGGCGCGGCGCGGTGTTCCGTACGGACTCCGACACCGAGGTGGTCCTGCGCGGCTACCTGGAATGGGGCGAGGCGGTCGTCGACCACCTCAACGGCATGTACGGCTTCGCGATCTGGGACGGCCGCACCGGGAAGCTGGTGATGGTCCGGGACCGGATGGGGATCAAGCCCTTCTACTACTACCCGACCGAAGACGGCGTGCTGTTCGGCTCCGAGCCGAAGGCCGTGCTGGCCCACCCGCTCGCCGACCACGTGGTCGGCATCGACGGCCTGCGCGAGATCCTCACCTTCGCGAAGACGCCCGGCCGCGCGATCTGGGAGGGCCTGCGCGAGCTGCCGCCCGGGCACCTCGCCGTGCTCGACCGCGGCGGGCTGCGCGAAAAGCGGTACTGGCAGCTGGAGGCCGGCGAGCACCGGGACGACGAGCAGGCCACCGTCGCGCACGTGCGCGAGCTGCTCGACGACATCATCCGGCGGCAGCTGGTCGCCGACGTGCCGCGGTGCACCCTGCTGTCCGGCGGGCTCGACTCGTCCGTCATGACCGCGCTGGCCGCCCGCGAACTCGGGCGCCAGGGCGAAGCCGTGCACAGCTTCTCGGTCGACTTCGCCGCCCAGGCCGAGAACCTCCGGGCGAACGAGATCTCGCCGACGCACGACGCGCCGTACGTGCACGCGCTCGCGGAGCACGTCGGCGCCGAGCACCGGGACATCGTCCTGGACGGTGCCGCGCTGTCGGATCCCGCGGTGCGGGTCGCGTCGGTGGGTGCCCGGGACTTCCCCGGCGCGTTCGGCGACCGCGACAACTCGCTTTACCTGCTGTTCAAGGCGATCCGGGAGCAGTCGACGGTGGCGTTGTCGGGCGAATCCGCGGACGAGGTGTTCGGCGGCTACCCGTGGCTGCACAACGAAGCCGCCCGCACCACCGAAGGCTTTCCCTGGCTGGGCAACCGGAACTCCCCGCTGCGGGCCACCGGCCTGCTCGACGCGGGGCTCGTCCGCGAGCTCGACCTGGACGCCTACGTGGCGGACCAGTACCGCAGCGCGCTGGCCGCGGTGCCCCGCACCGGCGCGGAAACCGGGCTGGAGCGGCGGATGCGCGAGCTGTGCCACCTCGCGCTGACCCGCGTGCTGCCGATCATGCTGGACCGCAAGGACCGGATTTCGATGGCCGTGGGCCTCGAGGTGCGGGTGCCCTTCTGCGACCACCGGCTGGCGCAGTACGTGTTCACCACGCCGTGGTCGCTGAAGACCTACGACGGCCGGGAGAAGAGCATCCTGCGGGGCGCCGCCCGCGACGTGCTGCCGGACGTGGTCGCCGACCGGAAGAAGAGCGGCTACCCGGGCAGCTTCGACCCGGGCTACCTGAGCGCCGTCCAGGCCCAGGTGCGGGACCGCGTCGAAGGCGATCACCCCGTCCTCGGCCTGCACGACCGCGCCGCGGTGCTGGCGGCCGCCGAGGTGCCCGCCGGCGCGATCACCCCCGCGCAGCGCTTCGGGCTCGAGCGGTTCCTGGACTTCGCCACCTGGCTGGACATCCGCGGCCCGCGGATCAAGCTCCCGTGA